A window of the Alkalidesulfovibrio alkalitolerans DSM 16529 genome harbors these coding sequences:
- a CDS encoding 1,4-dihydroxy-6-naphthoate synthase: MRTLSLAISPCPNDTFIFDALIHGRLNADACPPLSPELHDVDRLNAMARQGEADVVKISLAAYPDCADEYVILRAGAALGHGVGPVLVSGGHALPGELSSAPIAVPGLMTTANLLLTLTGLFLGPRLPMRYDLVLDAVASNEVPAGVVIHEGRFTYAKRGLHKVMDLGAWWEQAFGVPLPLGVIVAKRSLGAETIGRMQAGIRRSLEHARAHPADSAAFVARHAQELAPEVVAAHIETFVTDYSLNLGEAGERAVLALLAEAFLQQGRETPQGVIAP, encoded by the coding sequence ATGCGCACGCTCTCTCTCGCCATCTCGCCGTGTCCCAACGACACCTTCATCTTCGACGCCCTGATCCACGGTCGCCTGAACGCCGACGCATGCCCGCCGCTCTCGCCCGAACTGCACGACGTGGACCGCCTGAACGCCATGGCGCGCCAGGGCGAGGCCGACGTCGTCAAGATCAGCCTCGCGGCCTATCCCGACTGCGCCGACGAATACGTCATCCTGCGCGCGGGAGCCGCGCTTGGCCACGGTGTGGGCCCCGTCCTCGTCTCGGGCGGCCATGCCTTGCCGGGCGAGCTTTCCAGCGCGCCCATCGCGGTGCCCGGACTCATGACCACGGCCAACCTGCTCTTGACCCTGACAGGCCTTTTTCTCGGTCCCCGCCTGCCCATGCGCTACGATCTGGTGCTCGACGCGGTCGCCTCAAACGAGGTCCCGGCGGGCGTGGTCATCCACGAGGGCCGCTTCACCTACGCCAAGCGCGGCCTGCACAAGGTCATGGACCTGGGCGCGTGGTGGGAGCAGGCCTTTGGCGTGCCGCTGCCGCTTGGCGTGATCGTGGCCAAACGATCGCTCGGGGCCGAGACCATCGGCCGCATGCAGGCGGGCATCCGGCGAAGCCTGGAGCACGCGCGGGCGCATCCGGCGGATTCGGCCGCGTTCGTGGCCCGCCACGCTCAGGAACTGGCACCCGAGGTGGTGGCCGCGCACATCGAGACCTTCGTCACCGACTACTCCCTTAATCTGGGCGAGGCGGGTGAGCGTGCCGTGCTGGCGCTGCTCGCCGAGGCATTCCTGCAGCAAGGGCGAGAGACGCCGCAAGGCGTCATCGCCCCGTGA